From the Opitutaceae bacterium genome, the window ACTCGAGAAACTGGATAATCCGGCCTCATCGGGTGCCAGGCACCAACAAATAATCGAGATTTCGTCCTCACTTGTCTCCTGCGGTTTCGGTGACGACCAGATATTCACCATGCTTCGACCAAATTACGACTCGGGTGTCAGTGATTCCGAAATCCTCTCAATCATCAAATGGGCCAGAGCGAAGATCGGTACCAATCCAGCAAACGGCTTTCGTCCTTTAGGTCGAATCGCGATATTGCCGCCAAACCAGAGGCGTCCCTCACCTTCGAGAGACGCGAAACCCCGAATCAATCCCGTTTGTGCCATTCATCGCTATTTGGAAGGCAAATACATCGAGGAAGCTGACCTCTGGGAGATTTCTCCAATCCGGCCACTGGATTCATACAAAGGCGATGCTTTCCTCTTGATTTCGAACCTATTCAAGCAAGGGGAAATGGTAAATATCGTTTCCCAGTGCCGATTTGAAAATGGAAAAGCGACCCCTTTGGGATACGGGGAAACGTTAACAAGAGGGGAATGGCTCTCGCGAATACGGAACGGAAAGCTCCCGAACGGCAAAGCGGGGGTTTGGATTAGGCCAAACCCTATGGACGGGAGAGGCGTCTCCGACGAAAACGTGACTTCCTTTCGATATCTGCTTGTTGAATTCGACGAAATACCGCTTTCCGATCAACTCCCATTCGTCGCTCGTTTAAGGCTTCCAATTTCCGCGATAATCTCCAGTGGAGGAAAGTCCTTTCATGCTTGGGTTCGAATAGCTGCAAAGGACCGAAACGATTTCCGAAAACAGGCAAACCTGATTTTCAAAGTATTGGCCCCATACGGGCTAGATACTTCAAACAAAAACCCCAGCCGTTTGAGCCGACTACCGGGAGTCCATCGAGAGATCGGAGGAAAAGGCGACAATCGCCAGCGCCTCATTTATCTGAACCCAAACCCGACAATCAGGAGGATCTTCGAATGAAGATATCGGAAATAATCGGTTTCGCCCGGGAAATGGCCACCTCCGAACCTGAAATCGAAACCAAGGTTTCATTGCCGCCTATCGAGTTCCGCAAACCAAGCGAGATCCTTGCCTACGTGCCACCTGAAGGTTCACTCATGGTTGGCGATCATCACATCGTCAAAGGTGCAATCTCAGTCCTCGCGGGAGCCCCAGGGGTGGGTAAGAGCCGAGCAGCCATAGCTCTGGCCATAGCAGGAGCTACAGGCAAATCATGGTTCGACCTCAACGTTCATCAGCGCTTCCGAACGGCAATCATCCAAAGCGAGAACGGACCTTTCCGCCTGAAGAAGGAACTCGAGGCGATCGGGATTCCCGGCCTCAACGAATTTATCCGCATTTCGCCGCCCCCTGAAGGCTCTCTCAACTTTTTCGAGCCCGGATTCATTCTGGCCGTCAGAGAAATGAAAGAAGAGTTCTGCCCAGATTTGATCGTAATTGATCCATGGACGGCGACCGTTTCCGACGACAAGTCAAAGGATTTCAGAGAGACCATCAACCAACTCAGGTTCGTGATCGGAAACAGTGACAGAAGCCCCGCCATCCTGATCATAGCCCACACAC encodes:
- a CDS encoding AAA family ATPase; amino-acid sequence: MKISEIIGFAREMATSEPEIETKVSLPPIEFRKPSEILAYVPPEGSLMVGDHHIVKGAISVLAGAPGVGKSRAAIALAIAGATGKSWFDLNVHQRFRTAIIQSENGPFRLKKELEAIGIPGLNEFIRISPPPEGSLNFFEPGFILAVREMKEEFCPDLIVIDPWTATVSDDKSKDFRETINQLRFVIGNSDRSPAILIIAHTRKPKSGDLIPQGRSSMHEVAGSYVLTSHSRSVFNLFAAYDDPQDDRVIFINSKNNDGEMAPRSAWHRKNGLFEPCPNFDWQEFEQQHERKGRAMVSLSDIRAIFDGPTKNMRKSKAVPKLMELTGCSNSVAYEALRIDGKFANHLEKVGDFICLRQP